GATCGCGGCGGCATCGACGAACGGGGCCTGGGCCAGATCCAGCCCCCGTTCCGACAGGGACAGGAGGGTCTGGGCGGCGGTGTCCAGAACGTCGCGAATGACGGCGATCTCGGCGAGGAAATCGGACCGGGTCATGGTCAGATCTCGCCCAGGACGGAGGTCAGCTTCTGTTTGAGCACCGCCAGGGTGAAAGGCTTGATGACATAGTTGTTCACTCCGGCCTGACGCGCCGCGACGACATTCTCGGTCTTGGCCTCGGCGGTGACCATGACGAAGGGGGTCGCCTTGACCTCGTCGTCGGCGCGCACCCGCTGAAGCAGTTCCAGCCCGGTCGTCGGCTGCATGTTCCAGTCGGACAGGACCAGCCCGTAGGACTTGGCCTTGATCATCTGGAAGGCCGTGTCGCCGTCGGCCGCGTCGTCCACATTGTGGAAGCCGAGCTGGTTCAGCAGCCCCCTGACGATCCGGATCATCGTGCGGTAGTCATCGACCACCAGAACATTCATCGTCTTGTCGACCGCCATGGTCCCTGCTCCCTCTCCGGCCCTCCCGGCCCGGATCGAGGTTGAGATGATACACTCTAAGGTTGTGTTAATGACAAATTGGCACAGCTTTTAGTTGTAACTTCCGGTTAACCCTGTTCGCGCCATGGTTGCTTCGCCCGGCCGTTCGGGCTCGCGACAGAGTGATCCGTTGGACGAGGTCGTCAGGGATTTCGTGGCTGAGGCCCTCGAGGGGCTGGAAGCGCTCGACTCGAAGCTGGTCCGGCTGGAACAGGCGCCGGACGACCCCGCACTGCTGGGCGAAATCTTTCGCCTGGCCCATACGCTGAAGGGCACCAGCGGCTTTCTGGGCCTGTCGCGGCTGCAGGGCGTGGCCCATGCGGCGGAGAATGTGCTGGGCGGATTTCGCGACGGGACCCTGGCCGTCACCCCGGGCGCGGTCTCGGCCATCCTCGATGTTCTGGACGTGATCCGCGAGATCGTGGACCATCTTTCCGTGCAGGGCGAGGAACCCGGCGGAGACGACAGCCGGCTGATCGCGGCGCTGGACGCCATCTTCGCGGGAACGGGCGCCGAGGCTGCGCCGGAAGCGAAGGCGGCCGCGCGTCCTCTGCTGGAACAGCTCGGCGG
The genomic region above belongs to Brevundimonas goettingensis and contains:
- a CDS encoding response regulator, translated to MAVDKTMNVLVVDDYRTMIRIVRGLLNQLGFHNVDDAADGDTAFQMIKAKSYGLVLSDWNMQPTTGLELLQRVRADDEVKATPFVMVTAEAKTENVVAARQAGVNNYVIKPFTLAVLKQKLTSVLGEI